A genomic window from Flavobacterium johnsoniae includes:
- a CDS encoding PKD domain-containing protein — protein MDQTIPYQNYFKKLKLTITAFIFSASIYSQNCTVNAGVLNVTICETDALVLSGNNPSPIIGNVSWTQISGPAVVIDTPNNPSTIVTGYTGGNTYIFRYSATCGDGVFTYQDKVVNVQPITIANAGGNIASCPNSNGNLSITANAPQNTGETGHWEIVGANNAGVVINFPNLPTSTITLPATSCGVTTLQWVIEGAEYAPGQRCRTTSQITVTNYGGVTPVSAGADQTLSNCYTTTQNTNLTGTYGGCGLNGKSGQWTFVSGPNTPTIGSPGSSNTQVSNLVQGTYTFRWTVTGPCASGNDLVTITVPAATQDVTTLPGGDEDIFFCDNTITQVTLVAQTPLYAGETVQWTQISGDTGAVIVSPTNPTTLVTNISDSGDPYKFRYTLTNANTGCVFTKDYNIQYNGATRTIVANNGNDIAGSCNATVFTIPLTVTGTGVNQYRIVNGPSTSPLAPFPTALQNVGNSLTLTLTESGEYTIEFIRSQNGTLPVGCDFGFDTLNILVSGDPTPSNAGSDVSLPCGDTSTMLSGVATGDGMHFWSQLSGPNEAVISDNFAVDTQVTGLIPGTYVFQYITKGGGATCGFSVSTVTIYVSDSSLGTADAGPNQVVCANAQVRLAATPAQSGEIGTWSQVSGPSTISFSNVNDPNTVATGFTSNTSQYELQWTVSYLHPGPSCSAAVSDNVTIITNNATASSNSDAGPDACYPAGTTSFNLSGNTPGNFEVGLWSVTPSAGVIFADSSDPNTLVTVPGNGTYTFTWAIETITRLCAPNTSEVSVTIADTPPAANAGPDQDICGNTITMAATTSSGAVGTWTRISGVGGYTISDIHDPNAVFTFTYSGYYIFRWTVDAEVCGEAFDDINLTIGIPPNQAVAGPDQNVCNNTSVTMAGSTYDSFFEAGQWSVLTGAPNQPTIVDPSNPNTVINGLVAGTYTFRWTITAKSIFLCQGTFDDMIVTVTPTANAGADQTYCDVTSIQLKGNENSTGTWTLTSTTGNTADVTITQSPPNSYIANATVVPGNDYVFTYTTNSTTFPNGSTCPGSSDSVNVTIFSGASIDPNAGPDQTLCITDVGGIANLQGNMPPPDVSSAQWRFAFQPPGSVAVITTPSAPLTTVTNLTVPGLYILEWVFSSNSCRTLSDIVRIEMNAAPSTADAGPDDAVACQTTYQTAAVAPTVGIGTWTITGQPSGASAVIDSPNSPITTLSNVTVLGTYTLTWTVTNGPFTSPSLCQPSSDTVNITFNDDPPTVANAGPDQELCNVTSVNMAANTPTIGTGTWTQISGPNTATIASPTNPNSLILQMVAGTYEFSWTIATTGCTSEDRVIITIYDLPSTANAGPNQIIPQFSPVNMNASVPTIGTGAWTQVSGPSIVGFTDAASPITAVTGTVAGVYVLEWTVSNGNCAVSSDTMTLTILSVADLELTKSVNPVTGSAGDTVTFNLQVFNNNSLGGTVTATGVSVRDYIPSGYTIVPGSVNLAGIYNVGDNTVTWNNLTIPVGSRLTLSFKAVIKSTGSYVNNAEIIASDQFDPDSTPNNNIATEDDQDDASIILDIADLSLQKTVSPATVSINDNVIFTIRVTNSGPNNASGITVSDQLPPGYTYVSDNGAGKYNNTTGIWNVGNLNNGNSLALQITAKVNVVSIGNDYINVAEIETAKQLDPDSTPGNGLPEDDMANATVSLKPADLELTKSVTPTSASAGQQVDFTINILNRGPGNATGVDVQDVIPIGYTLIPGSVSSGGTYQIATASLEWKDLYLPANSNVNLTFSALVNPLGNYLNIAQITASDLPDPDSTPNNNVATEDDQDNAEITFIGPSADLSLVKNVVAGNTSPVVGSQVSFELVITNDGPNNATGIQVTDLLPSGFQYVNYSSSAGLYDSATGIWNVGTVDVGVSESLILDVRVLPTGNYLNVAQVTASNLPDPDSTPNNDDGDQSEDDEDNAVVTPVQPSADLSLTKTVSNSNPLVGSIVTFQIITTNSGPQDAAFVRVTDLLPSGYTFSSFNATSGTYDSNTGLWTLDILANSESETLQINAIVNPTGDYTNVAEVTNSDTPDPDSTPNNGIPTEDDYATATTTPIQQSSDLSLTKTVNNTTPLVGSLATFEIVVTNNGPQDNFGVQVTDLIPSGYTFAGFTASTGTYDSTTGLWTVGNLVNGDSETLQLIATVNPTGNYTNIAEITAANLPDPDSTPNNGITIEDDYAQATTVPIPTSADLSLTKTVSNSTPIVGSLVTFSIQVTNSGPQEANGVTVTDLLPTGYTYASYSATTGNYNPATGLWTVGNMPVSDSYTLQITALVNASGNYTNSAEITASSQPDPDSTPNNGITTEDDYAEAVTIPIATSADLSLIKTVNNTTPLVGSQVTFSLQVNNTGPQATDNVAVTDLLPSGYTYVSYSATAGSYNATTGIWTVGSMPVTTTHTLQITALVNATGNYTNTAEITSSSQPDPDSTPNNGITTEDDYAEATTTPILQSSDLSLTKTVNNTTPLAGSPVTFTVVVTNNGPQDNTGVQITDLMPSGYNFSSFTVSTGTYNPLTGIWNVGNLANGESETLQITAIVNATGNYLNIAEVTAANIPDPNSTPNNGIPTENDYATATITPTAQAADLSLTKTVNNANPLVGSLVTFEVVVTNNGPQDTSGVTVTDLLPNGYTYSNFTISTGTYNPVTGLWTVGNLINGKSETLQILAVVNPTGNYLNAAEVTSSALPDPDSTPNNQVTTEDDYATATVTPNAQASDLALTKTVNNATPLVGSPVIFEIIATNNGPQNTSGVEVTDLLPSGYTFVNYSATKGVYNATTGKWTIGSFLNGDSQVLRITAIVNAAGNYVNIAEVTASSLPDPNSTPGNGIPTENDYGTATTAPLGQSADLSLTKTVNNATPLIGSSVTFEIVITNQGPQDATAVEVTDLLPSGYTFSSFTSTKGTYNNTTGKWNIGSLVNGDSQTLQLTAIVNGTGNYLNTAEVTNSSLPDPNSTPNNGVTTEDDYASAITSPIVPMADLSLVKAVVGGNLSPIFGATITFEITVTNSGPQNATGVQVKDLLPSGYEYVVYSSTAGQYYSTTGIWDVGTIPNGASESLLIGAKVNTTGVYQNVAEVYASNELDPDSTPNNNDSSEDDISSVLLSPVPAVADLSIEKRIINNILTPNVGSQITFSITVTNSGPSIATGVTVRDIIPVGYDYIFYNSTSGAYDRATGVWNPGIILPGNSHTLLLNVNVKSPTGTSNEYLNIAEIMTSDQFDPDSTPGNGVTTEDDYDSISVTPVIVMADLSITKTALNQNAVYDVGSTVIFTVTVKNDGPANASGVMVKDLLPPGFTYLTSSPTSGLYNYVTGVWNVGNIANGTDQSLDIYTRVNPPSGTANEYTNTTEVIASNLPDPDSTPNNGVTTEDDYDSLAINVAVADLSLEKTVSNKNANVNEVITFTLQLNNEGPSVATGVAVEDIIPLGYKNISNINNGGIFSLNTIKWVNLTVPVGGISLTYQATVANPLGLESVDYVNITQVTASNQFDPDSTPNNDNGDQSEDDEDSEFINIPSTDVAINKEVDKTDVPMGSQVIFTITTENLGNITATNVEVQDVLPKGYTFVDSALTSGTYNPQTGIWNIPSINSRALQTLTITVKVVDFNDYLNTAHLIKLDQIDTNSSNNQDSATVSPSCLKIYNEFSPNDDGQNDFFYIDCIDRYPNNHLEIFNRWGNLVYYKKGYNNTWDGKADGSAKTLPEGTYFYILDLGDGSKKTSGWLYLK, from the coding sequence ATGGATCAAACTATACCTTATCAAAATTATTTTAAAAAGCTAAAGTTAACCATAACTGCTTTTATTTTTTCTGCATCAATTTATAGCCAGAACTGTACAGTAAATGCTGGAGTTTTAAATGTGACTATATGCGAAACGGATGCATTGGTTTTAAGCGGTAATAATCCATCTCCGATTATTGGAAATGTTTCATGGACACAAATATCAGGACCAGCTGTAGTAATTGATACTCCAAATAACCCTAGCACTATTGTTACTGGATATACGGGAGGAAATACTTACATCTTCAGATATAGTGCAACTTGTGGTGACGGTGTTTTTACATATCAGGATAAAGTTGTTAATGTGCAACCCATTACGATTGCAAATGCAGGCGGTAATATTGCAAGCTGTCCAAATAGTAATGGAAATCTGTCTATTACTGCTAATGCGCCACAAAATACGGGAGAAACTGGTCATTGGGAAATAGTAGGTGCCAATAATGCAGGAGTTGTAATTAATTTTCCCAATTTGCCTACCTCAACGATAACTTTACCTGCAACAAGCTGCGGTGTAACTACACTTCAATGGGTTATTGAAGGTGCTGAATATGCTCCGGGACAACGCTGTAGAACAACTTCTCAAATTACGGTAACTAATTATGGAGGCGTTACACCTGTTTCTGCGGGCGCAGATCAAACCTTAAGCAATTGCTACACTACTACTCAAAATACTAATCTTACTGGAACTTATGGTGGCTGTGGTTTAAACGGAAAAAGCGGTCAATGGACATTTGTAAGTGGTCCAAATACACCAACAATAGGAAGTCCAGGTTCTAGTAATACACAAGTTTCTAATCTTGTTCAAGGAACTTACACTTTTAGATGGACCGTTACGGGACCTTGTGCCTCAGGAAACGACTTAGTGACGATTACAGTTCCTGCTGCAACGCAAGATGTAACAACCTTACCTGGCGGTGATGAAGATATTTTCTTTTGTGATAATACTATTACTCAGGTTACTCTTGTAGCTCAAACTCCGCTTTATGCAGGCGAAACTGTACAATGGACACAGATATCTGGAGATACTGGCGCTGTGATTGTTTCTCCAACAAATCCAACAACTTTGGTGACCAATATTTCGGATTCTGGTGATCCTTATAAATTTAGATATACACTAACCAATGCTAATACGGGCTGTGTTTTTACAAAAGATTATAATATTCAATATAATGGCGCAACACGAACTATTGTGGCTAATAATGGTAACGATATTGCTGGAAGCTGTAATGCAACGGTATTTACAATTCCGCTTACCGTTACAGGAACAGGTGTAAATCAATATCGAATTGTAAACGGGCCAAGTACTTCTCCTCTAGCGCCCTTTCCTACTGCATTACAAAATGTTGGAAATTCATTAACCTTAACACTAACAGAATCAGGAGAATATACAATTGAATTTATCCGAAGTCAAAATGGAACACTTCCTGTTGGTTGTGATTTTGGTTTTGACACATTAAATATTTTAGTTTCCGGAGATCCAACACCTTCAAATGCAGGTTCTGATGTAAGTTTGCCTTGTGGAGATACCAGTACAATGTTGTCAGGAGTTGCAACTGGTGATGGAATGCATTTTTGGAGTCAGCTTAGCGGTCCAAATGAAGCCGTTATATCTGATAATTTTGCTGTGGATACTCAAGTTACAGGACTTATTCCTGGAACTTATGTTTTTCAGTACATAACAAAAGGTGGCGGTGCTACCTGCGGTTTTTCGGTTTCAACAGTAACAATTTATGTTTCTGATAGTTCGTTAGGCACTGCAGATGCTGGTCCAAATCAAGTAGTCTGTGCTAATGCTCAAGTGCGTCTTGCAGCAACACCCGCACAAAGTGGAGAAATTGGAACGTGGAGCCAAGTATCAGGACCAAGCACAATTTCTTTTTCAAATGTAAATGATCCTAATACAGTCGCGACAGGCTTTACATCCAATACATCGCAATATGAATTACAATGGACAGTTTCTTATCTTCATCCAGGGCCATCTTGTAGCGCAGCTGTTTCTGATAATGTGACAATTATAACCAATAATGCTACCGCTTCATCCAATTCTGACGCAGGTCCAGATGCTTGTTATCCTGCTGGCACAACATCTTTTAATCTTAGCGGAAATACTCCAGGAAATTTTGAAGTTGGTCTATGGTCTGTAACTCCTTCTGCTGGTGTTATTTTTGCTGATTCAAGCGATCCTAATACTTTAGTAACTGTACCAGGAAACGGAACTTACACTTTTACATGGGCTATAGAAACTATTACAAGACTATGCGCTCCCAATACAAGTGAAGTTTCTGTTACAATAGCAGACACACCGCCTGCTGCAAATGCAGGACCTGATCAAGATATTTGCGGTAATACTATAACAATGGCCGCAACAACCAGCAGTGGAGCTGTGGGAACTTGGACTAGAATTTCTGGTGTGGGAGGTTATACGATAAGCGATATTCATGATCCTAATGCTGTATTTACATTTACATATAGTGGTTATTATATTTTTAGATGGACTGTAGATGCCGAAGTCTGCGGAGAAGCGTTTGACGATATCAATCTAACAATTGGTATTCCGCCTAATCAGGCAGTTGCTGGACCCGATCAAAATGTATGTAACAATACAAGTGTTACTATGGCAGGAAGTACTTATGATAGTTTCTTCGAAGCTGGACAATGGTCTGTTTTGACAGGTGCTCCAAATCAGCCAACTATTGTTGATCCGTCTAATCCTAATACGGTAATTAACGGACTTGTAGCGGGAACTTACACTTTTAGATGGACAATAACCGCTAAAAGCATCTTTTTGTGTCAAGGCACTTTTGATGATATGATTGTGACAGTAACACCTACGGCAAATGCGGGTGCTGATCAAACGTATTGTGATGTGACAAGTATTCAACTTAAAGGAAACGAAAACTCTACAGGTACTTGGACACTTACAAGCACTACTGGAAATACAGCTGATGTTACTATAACACAATCGCCTCCTAATAGCTATATTGCCAATGCAACTGTAGTTCCCGGAAATGATTATGTTTTTACTTACACTACTAATTCAACAACTTTTCCTAATGGAAGTACCTGTCCAGGTTCTTCAGATTCTGTAAATGTAACTATTTTCAGCGGAGCAAGTATTGATCCAAATGCAGGTCCAGATCAGACACTTTGTATAACTGATGTTGGCGGAATCGCTAATCTACAAGGAAACATGCCGCCTCCCGATGTTTCTAGTGCCCAATGGCGTTTTGCATTTCAACCTCCGGGAAGTGTTGCAGTTATCACTACTCCTTCTGCTCCATTAACAACAGTTACAAATTTAACTGTTCCTGGTTTGTATATTTTAGAATGGGTTTTCTCAAGTAATTCTTGTAGAACTTTATCCGATATTGTTAGAATAGAAATGAATGCCGCACCAAGTACAGCAGATGCGGGACCTGATGATGCTGTAGCTTGTCAAACCACTTATCAGACAGCAGCTGTAGCTCCAACGGTTGGTATTGGAACATGGACAATCACAGGTCAGCCTTCAGGAGCTTCAGCAGTAATAGACAGTCCTAATAGTCCAATTACCACTCTTTCTAATGTTACTGTATTAGGAACTTACACCTTAACATGGACTGTTACAAACGGACCTTTTACAAGTCCGTCTTTATGTCAACCATCTTCAGATACTGTAAATATAACTTTTAACGATGATCCTCCAACGGTAGCAAATGCCGGACCTGACCAAGAATTATGTAATGTGACTTCAGTAAATATGGCCGCCAATACACCAACTATTGGCACAGGAACATGGACTCAAATTTCTGGACCAAATACAGCTACAATCGCATCTCCAACAAATCCAAATTCGTTAATACTACAAATGGTTGCTGGAACTTATGAATTCAGCTGGACAATTGCAACAACAGGATGTACTTCTGAAGATAGAGTTATCATTACAATTTACGATTTACCTTCTACTGCAAATGCAGGTCCGAATCAAATAATTCCGCAATTTTCGCCTGTTAACATGAATGCTTCTGTACCAACAATTGGTACTGGAGCTTGGACTCAAGTTTCTGGGCCTAGTATTGTAGGCTTTACAGATGCAGCGTCTCCAATTACAGCAGTAACAGGAACTGTTGCTGGAGTATATGTTTTAGAATGGACCGTAAGCAATGGTAATTGTGCCGTTTCATCAGACACGATGACATTAACTATATTATCTGTTGCTGATTTAGAATTAACCAAATCTGTTAATCCTGTTACAGGAAGTGCCGGAGATACGGTCACTTTCAATCTTCAAGTTTTTAACAATAATTCATTGGGCGGAACAGTAACTGCAACTGGAGTTTCTGTACGAGATTATATTCCGTCTGGTTATACTATAGTGCCTGGTTCTGTAAATCTTGCGGGAATTTATAATGTAGGTGACAATACTGTAACTTGGAACAATCTTACAATTCCTGTTGGAAGCAGATTAACACTGTCTTTTAAAGCAGTAATTAAATCAACTGGATCTTATGTCAATAATGCCGAAATCATTGCTTCAGACCAATTTGATCCTGATAGTACGCCAAATAATAACATTGCAACCGAAGACGATCAAGATGATGCTTCAATAATTTTAGATATAGCCGATTTATCATTGCAGAAAACTGTTTCACCAGCAACGGTAAGTATCAATGACAATGTTATTTTTACTATTCGAGTGACCAACAGCGGGCCAAATAATGCTAGCGGAATTACAGTTTCTGACCAATTGCCTCCTGGTTATACTTATGTAAGCGATAATGGAGCTGGAAAATACAATAATACTACTGGTATTTGGAATGTTGGAAATCTAAATAATGGAAATTCGCTTGCTTTACAGATTACAGCTAAAGTAAATGTTGTTTCTATAGGCAACGATTACATCAATGTTGCAGAAATAGAAACTGCAAAACAGCTTGATCCTGACAGTACTCCCGGAAATGGACTTCCTGAAGATGATATGGCAAATGCGACTGTTTCTTTAAAACCAGCCGATTTAGAACTTACAAAAAGTGTAACACCAACTTCCGCGTCAGCTGGACAACAAGTAGATTTTACTATTAATATATTAAACAGAGGTCCTGGAAATGCAACTGGAGTTGATGTGCAAGATGTTATTCCGATTGGATACACGCTTATTCCGGGATCTGTCTCCTCTGGAGGAACTTATCAAATTGCAACAGCTAGTTTAGAATGGAAAGATTTATATCTGCCTGCTAATTCTAATGTAAATCTGACTTTCAGCGCACTTGTTAATCCGTTAGGAAATTATCTAAATATCGCTCAAATAACAGCTAGCGATTTACCCGATCCTGACTCAACTCCAAATAATAATGTAGCCACAGAAGACGATCAGGATAATGCCGAAATTACTTTTATTGGTCCTTCTGCTGATTTATCTTTAGTTAAAAATGTTGTCGCTGGCAATACAAGCCCTGTGGTTGGAAGCCAAGTTTCTTTTGAACTTGTTATTACAAACGATGGTCCAAATAATGCAACTGGAATTCAAGTAACTGATTTACTGCCTTCTGGTTTTCAATATGTAAACTATAGTTCATCTGCTGGATTATACGACAGCGCTACAGGAATTTGGAATGTAGGTACTGTAGATGTGGGGGTTTCAGAATCGCTCATTTTGGATGTTAGAGTATTGCCTACAGGGAATTATCTTAATGTAGCTCAAGTTACAGCCAGCAATCTTCCTGATCCTGATAGTACGCCAAATAATGATGATGGCGATCAAAGTGAAGATGATGAAGATAATGCCGTTGTAACCCCTGTACAGCCATCAGCAGATTTATCTTTAACTAAAACAGTAAGCAATTCAAATCCACTGGTTGGTTCGATTGTTACTTTTCAAATCATTACAACAAACAGTGGTCCTCAAGATGCAGCTTTTGTTCGCGTAACAGATTTACTGCCTTCGGGTTATACTTTCAGCAGTTTTAACGCAACAAGCGGTACTTATGATAGCAATACAGGTTTATGGACATTGGATATATTAGCAAACAGCGAATCTGAAACACTACAGATTAATGCAATCGTTAATCCAACTGGCGATTATACAAACGTTGCCGAAGTTACAAATAGTGATACTCCTGATCCGGATTCTACACCAAACAATGGAATTCCGACTGAAGATGATTATGCAACTGCTACGACTACTCCAATTCAGCAGTCTTCAGATTTGTCTTTGACTAAAACAGTCAATAATACAACTCCATTAGTTGGTTCGCTTGCTACTTTCGAAATTGTAGTAACCAATAATGGTCCGCAAGATAATTTTGGCGTTCAGGTAACAGATTTGATTCCATCAGGATATACCTTTGCCGGATTTACTGCTTCAACTGGAACTTATGATTCGACAACTGGTTTATGGACTGTTGGCAATTTAGTAAATGGAGATTCAGAAACTCTTCAACTTATTGCAACGGTAAATCCAACGGGTAATTACACTAATATTGCAGAAATTACGGCTGCCAATCTTCCTGATCCTGATTCAACTCCCAATAATGGAATTACAATCGAAGATGATTATGCACAGGCTACGACTGTTCCAATCCCAACATCAGCAGATTTATCTTTAACTAAAACGGTAAGCAATTCAACTCCTATTGTAGGTTCATTAGTAACATTCAGCATTCAGGTAACAAATTCTGGTCCGCAAGAAGCAAATGGAGTAACCGTTACCGATTTACTGCCAACTGGATATACGTATGCATCATATAGTGCAACAACAGGAAATTATAATCCTGCAACAGGGCTTTGGACAGTTGGAAATATGCCCGTTTCAGATTCTTATACTTTACAAATAACAGCTTTAGTCAATGCTTCTGGAAATTATACTAATAGTGCAGAAATCACAGCCAGCAGTCAGCCAGATCCTGATTCTACTCCAAATAATGGAATTACTACAGAAGATGATTACGCTGAAGCAGTTACTATTCCTATTGCGACTTCGGCAGATTTATCTTTAATTAAAACCGTAAACAATACTACACCGCTTGTAGGTTCGCAAGTAACTTTCAGTCTTCAGGTAAACAATACTGGGCCACAAGCCACAGATAATGTCGCTGTTACCGATCTACTTCCTTCTGGTTACACTTATGTATCTTACTCTGCAACAGCGGGGAGTTACAATGCCACAACAGGAATCTGGACAGTTGGAAGTATGCCGGTGACTACAACTCATACTTTACAAATAACGGCTTTGGTTAATGCAACAGGAAATTATACGAATACTGCAGAAATCACTTCAAGCAGTCAGCCAGATCCTGATTCAACACCAAATAATGGAATTACAACCGAAGACGATTATGCAGAAGCGACAACTACTCCAATATTGCAATCATCCGACTTGTCATTAACTAAAACGGTTAATAACACTACACCTCTGGCCGGGTCTCCAGTTACTTTTACAGTTGTTGTCACTAATAACGGGCCACAAGATAACACAGGTGTTCAAATAACCGATTTGATGCCATCAGGATATAACTTTAGCAGTTTTACAGTTTCTACTGGAACTTACAATCCATTAACTGGAATATGGAATGTTGGAAATTTAGCCAATGGAGAATCAGAAACACTGCAAATAACGGCAATTGTAAATGCTACAGGAAATTACCTGAATATTGCTGAAGTAACGGCTGCAAATATTCCTGATCCTAATTCGACTCCAAACAACGGCATTCCAACAGAAAATGATTATGCAACTGCGACAATAACGCCAACAGCACAAGCAGCCGATTTGTCTTTAACTAAAACTGTGAACAATGCGAATCCGTTAGTAGGTTCTTTGGTTACTTTTGAAGTAGTTGTAACGAATAATGGTCCACAGGATACTTCGGGTGTAACCGTTACCGATTTACTTCCAAACGGTTATACATATTCTAATTTTACAATTTCTACAGGAACTTATAATCCAGTAACAGGATTATGGACAGTTGGCAATTTGATTAATGGAAAATCAGAAACCTTGCAAATTCTTGCTGTAGTAAATCCGACAGGAAATTATCTCAATGCTGCCGAAGTAACTTCGAGTGCACTTCCCGATCCTGACTCCACTCCAAATAATCAAGTTACAACCGAAGATGATTATGCAACGGCTACAGTTACTCCAAATGCCCAAGCTTCAGATTTAGCTTTAACTAAAACTGTAAACAATGCTACGCCTTTAGTAGGTTCGCCAGTTATTTTTGAAATAATTGCAACTAATAATGGTCCGCAAAATACAAGCGGAGTCGAAGTAACAGATTTACTTCCTTCTGGATATACTTTTGTAAATTACAGCGCAACAAAAGGTGTTTATAATGCTACAACTGGAAAATGGACTATTGGATCATTCCTTAACGGAGATTCACAAGTTTTAAGAATAACTGCCATTGTAAACGCAGCAGGAAATTATGTAAATATTGCTGAAGTAACCGCAAGTAGTTTACCAGATCCGAATTCGACACCAGGAAACGGAATTCCTACCGAAAATGATTACGGAACAGCGACAACAGCTCCGTTAGGACAATCGGCAGATTTATCTTTAACAAAAACGGTTAATAATGCTACTCCATTAATTGGATCTTCTGTAACTTTTGAAATCGTTATTACCAATCAAGGTCCGCAAGATGCAACGGCTGTTGAAGTAACCGATTTATTGCCTTCTGGATATACTTTTAGCAGTTTTACTTCTACAAAAGGAACTTATAATAATACCACAGGAAAATGGAATATTGGCTCTTTGGTAAACGGAGATTCACAAACACTGCAATTAACGGCCATTGTAAATGGAACTGGAAATTATCTAAATACAGCCGAAGTTACAAATAGCAGTCTTCCTGATCCAAATTCAACACCAAATAACGGAGTCACAACTGAGGATGATTACGCGAGTGCGATTACTAGTCCAATAGTTCCAATGGCCGATTTATCTCTTGTAAAAGCAGTTGTTGGCGGTAATTTAAGTCCGATTTTTGGAGCAACAATCACATTCGAAATAACCGTAACCAACAGCGGTCCGCAAAATGCAACTGGTGTACAAGTAAAAGATCTTTTACCAAGCGGTTATGAATATGTAGTTTACAGCTCGACAGCTGGACAATATTATAGTACAACAGGTATTTGGGATGTTGGAACAATACCAAACGGAGCATCTGAATCTTTATTAATAGGCGCAAAAGTAAATACCACAGGAGTTTATCAAAACGTAGCCGAAGTTTATGCTTCTAACGAATTAGATCCAGATTCAACTCCAAACAATAACGACAGTAGCGAAGATGACATTAGTTCTGTATTATTGAGTCCAGTTCCAGCAGTAGCTGATCTTTCTATAGAAAAAAGAATAATTAACAACATTCTAACGCCAAATGTAGGATCGCAAATTACATTCTCGATTACTGTAACCAACTCAGGTCCAAGTATCGCTACGGGAGTAACTGTAAGAGATATTATTCCTGTTGGATATGATTATATATTTTACAATTCTACTTCTGGAGCATACGATCGTGCAACAGGCGTATGGAATCCTGGAATTATTTTGCCCGGAAATAGCCATACTTTACTACTAAACGTTAATGTAAAAAGCCCAACCGGAACATCAAATGAATATTTAAACATTGCCGAAATCATGACTTCTGATCAATTTGATCCAGATAGTACACCAGGAAATGGCGTTACTACAGAAGATGATTATGACAGTATTTCTGTGACACCAGTAATTGTTATGGCAGATTTATCAATTACCAAAACGGCGCTAAATCAAAATGCGGTTTATGATGTTGGTTCAACAGTTATTTTTACCGTGACGGTCAAAAATGATGGTCCTGCAAATGCAAGCGGCGTAATGGTTAAAGATTTACTTCCTCCAGGATTCACCTATTTAACAAGTAGTCCGACAAGTGGTTTGTATAATTATGTTACGGGTGTTTGGAATGTTGGCAATATTGCTAACGGAACCGATCAGTCACTCGATATTTATACTCGTGTAAATCCTCCGTCAGGAACAGCAAATGAATATACAAACACAACCGAAGTTATTGCCAGCAATCTGCCTGATCCAGATTCGACACCAAACAACGGCGTTACAACAGAAGATGATTATGATAGTTTAGCCATTAACGTCGCCGTAGCCGATTTAAGTCTGGAAAAAACAGTTAGCAACAAAAACGCTAATGTAAATGAAGTTATAACATTCACCTTACAGCTTAACAATGAAGGACCAAGTGTCGCGACAGGAGTTGCTGTTGAAGATATTATTCCGCTTGGTTACAAAAACATTTCTAACATTAATAATGGCGGTATTTTTAGTTTGAATACCATTAAATGGGTAAACTTAACTGTTCCTGTGGGCGGAATTTCATTAACCTATCAAGCAACTGTTGCAAATCCGCTTGGGCTTGAAAGCGTTGATTATGTCAATATTACTCAAGTAACGGCAAGCAATCAATTTGATCCAGATTCTACTCCTAATAATGATAATGGAGATCAGAGCGAAGATGATGAAGATTCAGAATTTATCAATATTCCTTCTACCGATGTCGCTATTAATAAAGAAGTCGACAAAACCGATGTTCCAATGGGAAGTCAAGTAATTTTTACCATTACCACAGAAAACCTCGGAAACATAACGGCAACCAATGTCGAAGTTCAAGATGTACTTCCAAAAGGATACACATTTGTAGATTCAGCCTTAACTTCAGGAACTTACAATCCACAAACAGGTATTTGGAACATTCCATCAATTAATTCTAGGGCTTTACAAACACTTACAATTACGGTAAAAGTGGTTGATTTTAATGATTATCTCAATACAGCACATTTAATTAAACTAGATCAAATAGATACAAACTCGTCTAACAATCAAGATAGCGCTACAGTTTCTCCAAGTTGTTTGAAAATTTATAATGAATTCTCACCAAATGATGATGGACAGAACGACTTCTTCTATATTGATTGTATTGACAGATATCCGAATAATCATCTTGAGATATTTAACCGCTGGGGGAATTTGGTTTACTATAAAAAAGGCTACAACAATACTTGGGACGGAAAAGCAGACGGATCTGCCAAAACGCTTCCTGAAGGTACTTATTTCTATATTCTTGATTTAGGAGATGGTTCTAAAAAAACCTCTGGCTGGCTTTATCTAAAATAA